The Fictibacillus arsenicus genome contains a region encoding:
- a CDS encoding sigma-70 family RNA polymerase sigma factor produces the protein MLNINTVIKAINGNEDAFEQLIKQESEKLYRTAYLYVRNKEDALDVLQETVCKAFVGIHKLKEPKFFSTWLVKILIRTAYEVLQKKSKTVLTGEAFIHSLTENTSHSPEEDLDLTNAISTLDQNYQTVIILFYFHDLSIKTIAEKMQKPEGTIKTYLHRAKAELKGSLEGAGSYGQRMV, from the coding sequence TTGCTAAATATAAATACGGTAATAAAAGCGATAAATGGAAACGAAGATGCATTTGAACAGCTGATTAAACAGGAAAGCGAAAAGTTATACAGAACGGCATATCTTTATGTCCGAAACAAAGAAGATGCGCTCGATGTGCTTCAGGAAACAGTCTGTAAAGCTTTTGTAGGAATTCATAAATTAAAAGAACCAAAATTCTTCAGTACGTGGCTTGTGAAAATATTAATTCGCACAGCTTATGAGGTGCTTCAAAAGAAAAGTAAAACGGTCTTAACTGGTGAGGCGTTTATACATAGCCTGACTGAAAATACGAGTCACAGCCCTGAAGAGGATCTGGACCTGACTAATGCCATTTCAACCTTGGATCAAAACTATCAAACGGTGATTATCTTATTCTATTTTCATGATCTTTCAATAAAAACGATTGCCGAAAAGATGCAGAAACCAGAAGGGACTATAAAAACTTACCTTCATAGAGCGAAGGCGGAACTAAAAGGTTCACTGGAAGGAGCGGGATCATATGGACAAAGAATGGTTTGA
- a CDS encoding DUF4179 domain-containing protein, translating into MDKEWFDRKHNEELPRDEIMNAIQNGMNAGRKMKRRNKVKSGVKLSAWVSGTAASVVLASGFVFSPVNTVLADVPLIGKLYEQLNLEIGKELAASNLVTEINEKATSNGVDVTVTSAFYDGNIIGVTIKAEGEDLSLEAMDKERSPETGYSLAGSDQEQLPGTRTVLEKVKDGSYVAALEFELSGKELPKNYTLPLTFNLMANKKGTWKFDIPVTQLPMKKIELNASGASKDGAHKMELTSLSIGKATATLDFMVSHPVDGVEESVNIKVLDDKGRRVEVRGAGRATIDQNELLIKKQRETQLGKIEDDAEYLMVYPEVVRDEMPIIEPLNQSFPYEVSSLNGVFKAVVRNIEKKGNELVIDYEIVSSNNEKIKEDWYKQFADGINLIQTSKVIKTDDLQPQYNLLSDSPDSFLVINKSKELEKDHFRTTFNLDRVKNFNIDEYSLMLPFGNLSKDERIKLEPIKVQIN; encoded by the coding sequence ATGGACAAAGAATGGTTTGATAGAAAACATAATGAAGAATTGCCGAGAGATGAAATCATGAATGCCATTCAAAATGGTATGAATGCAGGCAGAAAGATGAAACGCAGAAACAAAGTGAAATCCGGGGTAAAACTGTCCGCATGGGTCTCAGGAACAGCAGCATCTGTTGTGCTAGCTTCGGGTTTTGTTTTTTCCCCGGTCAATACAGTGTTAGCCGATGTTCCATTGATCGGAAAGCTCTATGAACAGCTGAATCTTGAAATCGGGAAAGAGTTGGCTGCAAGTAACCTAGTAACAGAAATTAACGAAAAAGCTACAAGTAACGGGGTCGATGTTACGGTAACGAGTGCTTTTTATGATGGAAATATTATCGGAGTGACGATTAAAGCTGAGGGTGAAGACCTTTCTTTAGAGGCAATGGATAAAGAACGCAGCCCTGAAACGGGTTATTCGTTAGCCGGAAGTGATCAAGAACAGCTTCCAGGCACAAGAACCGTACTTGAAAAAGTGAAAGACGGAAGTTATGTTGCTGCGCTGGAATTTGAATTGTCAGGTAAAGAATTGCCGAAGAATTATACGTTGCCATTAACGTTTAATCTTATGGCCAACAAAAAAGGTACATGGAAATTTGATATTCCAGTAACACAGCTTCCTATGAAAAAAATAGAATTAAATGCATCAGGAGCTTCAAAAGACGGTGCACACAAAATGGAATTAACCTCGCTATCGATCGGGAAGGCAACGGCGACGCTAGATTTCATGGTTTCCCATCCTGTAGACGGAGTGGAGGAAAGCGTAAATATAAAAGTATTAGACGATAAAGGCAGAAGAGTGGAGGTTCGGGGTGCTGGACGAGCCACAATTGATCAAAATGAATTATTAATAAAAAAACAGAGAGAAACTCAGTTAGGAAAGATAGAAGATGATGCTGAATATTTAATGGTTTATCCTGAGGTGGTAAGAGACGAAATGCCTATAATAGAACCATTAAATCAATCATTTCCTTATGAAGTCAGTAGCCTGAACGGTGTTTTTAAGGCAGTTGTCCGAAATATTGAAAAGAAGGGGAACGAGCTGGTTATTGATTACGAGATTGTGAGTAGTAATAATGAGAAAATAAAAGAAGATTGGTACAAACAGTTTGCTGATGGCATCAATTTAATTCAAACTTCTAAAGTTATCAAAACAGATGATCTTCAGCCACAATATAATCTTTTATCAGATAGTCCTGATTCATTTTTAGTTATTAATAAAAGCAAAGAGCTAGAAAAAGATCACTTCCGAACAACGTTTAACCTAGATAGAGTAAAGAATTTTAATATTGATGAGTATTCCTTAATGCTGCCATTTGGTAATCTGAGTAAAGATGAAAGAATTAAGCTCGAACCGATAAAAGTACAAATAAATTAA
- a CDS encoding LacI family DNA-binding transcriptional regulator, which produces MANIKDIAKMAGVSVTTVSRVINNYPYVSAEKAEAVRQAMKKCNYQRNINAVHLSKGKTFLVGVVVPFSNHPYFGLLIEGIANAALNNNYKLVLIQTNYEEVKEIEALTMLKDKQIDALIICSRICDWRVIEEFIEYGPIVLCEDAREKNISSTFVDHYKSFSAALNYLHQKGHSRIGYCIGRQSGTNSEQRDAAYKDFLKKNSLTYNPDFIFSGCFNFEDGEKVVTDLVQMKDRPTALLVTSDQVAAGILTCCKEHGIFIPEDLAIMGFDNQPISKVMHITTLEIPLVEVGRKLFFQAMDGETVSHEEIAVELIERETV; this is translated from the coding sequence ATGGCAAATATAAAAGATATCGCAAAAATGGCTGGAGTATCGGTAACAACCGTTTCACGAGTCATTAACAACTATCCATATGTGAGTGCTGAAAAAGCCGAAGCAGTGAGACAAGCTATGAAAAAGTGCAATTATCAGCGGAACATTAATGCGGTCCATTTAAGTAAAGGAAAAACCTTTTTGGTCGGAGTTGTCGTTCCCTTCTCAAACCATCCCTATTTCGGATTGCTTATTGAAGGAATAGCGAATGCAGCTTTAAATAATAACTACAAACTAGTTTTGATCCAAACGAATTATGAGGAAGTAAAAGAGATCGAAGCTTTGACCATGTTAAAGGATAAGCAAATCGATGCGCTTATTATCTGTTCGAGGATCTGTGACTGGAGGGTAATCGAGGAGTTTATTGAATACGGACCGATTGTCCTTTGTGAGGATGCGCGAGAAAAAAATATTTCCTCTACTTTTGTTGATCATTATAAGAGTTTTTCTGCAGCTCTAAATTATCTTCATCAAAAAGGACATTCACGGATTGGGTATTGTATTGGAAGGCAGTCTGGAACGAACAGCGAGCAAAGAGATGCAGCCTACAAAGACTTTTTAAAGAAAAACTCATTAACCTACAATCCCGATTTCATATTTTCAGGGTGTTTTAATTTTGAAGACGGAGAAAAGGTTGTAACCGATTTGGTGCAGATGAAAGATCGTCCCACCGCTCTCCTCGTTACGAGTGATCAGGTTGCCGCAGGAATTCTAACGTGCTGCAAGGAACATGGTATCTTTATCCCTGAAGATTTAGCGATCATGGGGTTCGATAACCAGCCTATCTCGAAAGTCATGCATATTACGACACTGGAGATACCGCTTGTTGAAGTTGGAAGGAAGCTATTTTTTCAAGCCATGGATGGAGAGACCGTTTCACATGAAGAAATCGCTGTTGAGTTGATTGAGCGAGAGACTGTTTAA
- a CDS encoding threonine/serine exporter family protein, producing the protein MEMERQETYDIMAVCLLAGKIMLQSGAETYRVEDTMMRIAASFGAHQSHPYVTPTGILFSVEGTEPTKTKLIRIIERTTDLEKVASVNGISRKISAGEFTIEEAYKELKKISESGSPYSLWVHVLAAAISSGCFLIMFRGSWGDFFPAFVTGGLGFLSLLYFHQLVPIKFFSEFSASLLIGLQALFFVSTGIGGELDKIIIGSVMPLVPGLLITNAVRDLMAGHLISGLAKGADAFLTAFAIGAGIAVTFSFL; encoded by the coding sequence ATGGAGATGGAAAGACAAGAAACATACGACATAATGGCGGTTTGTTTGTTGGCGGGAAAAATTATGCTGCAAAGCGGAGCGGAAACGTATCGGGTCGAGGATACGATGATGCGCATTGCAGCTTCTTTTGGTGCACATCAATCACACCCTTATGTAACACCGACGGGTATACTTTTTTCAGTTGAAGGAACCGAACCTACTAAAACAAAGCTGATTCGGATTATTGAGCGTACAACCGACTTAGAAAAAGTAGCGAGTGTCAACGGAATCTCTCGTAAAATAAGTGCTGGCGAGTTCACGATCGAGGAAGCTTATAAAGAGTTAAAGAAAATCAGTGAGTCAGGTTCTCCCTATTCCCTCTGGGTTCATGTTCTTGCAGCTGCGATTTCATCTGGCTGTTTTTTAATCATGTTCCGAGGGAGCTGGGGGGACTTTTTTCCGGCATTCGTAACTGGCGGTCTAGGATTCCTTTCACTTCTTTATTTTCATCAGCTCGTACCGATTAAGTTTTTCTCGGAGTTTTCTGCTTCACTGCTAATAGGCTTGCAGGCTCTCTTTTTTGTTTCAACGGGTATAGGCGGAGAGCTGGATAAGATCATAATAGGATCGGTGATGCCGCTCGTTCCTGGATTATTGATTACAAATGCAGTTCGTGACTTAATGGCGGGACACCTGATCTCGGGGCTCGCAAAAGGTGCAGACGCCTTCCTTACTGCATTTGCCATTGGAGCCGGGATTGCTGTTACATTTTCATTCCTTTAG
- a CDS encoding threonine/serine exporter family protein, which produces MTIIEQLITSFIASAAFVIIFNGPKRSLFHCGLVGMVGWIFYFLLEANGMDMVLATVIASFSIAIASQYFAKKYKTPVIIYSVAGIIPLVPGGIAYNAMRNFVQNDYNLAINLAAKAFMISGSIAIGLVFSEVINQIIRKSKLKSIVNKSQ; this is translated from the coding sequence ATGACGATTATTGAACAGCTTATAACAAGTTTTATCGCGTCGGCGGCTTTTGTTATTATTTTTAATGGGCCGAAACGCTCATTATTTCATTGCGGTCTTGTCGGAATGGTCGGCTGGATTTTTTATTTTCTCTTAGAGGCTAATGGAATGGATATGGTTCTGGCGACTGTGATCGCTTCATTTTCGATCGCAATAGCATCTCAATATTTTGCTAAAAAGTATAAAACACCTGTCATCATATACAGTGTTGCAGGTATCATTCCGCTTGTTCCAGGCGGTATTGCCTACAATGCGATGCGAAACTTCGTTCAGAATGATTACAATCTCGCAATTAATTTAGCAGCAAAAGCTTTTATGATATCAGGGTCGATTGCGATAGGACTTGTATTTTCTGAGGTAATTAATCAGATTATCAGAAAATCAAAGTTAAAGTCGATCGTAAATAAGTCGCAGTAG
- a CDS encoding alanine/glycine:cation symporter family protein — translation MIYFCLGVGLLFSILTRFLQVRHFKEMIKLMMEGKSSKAGVSSFQALAIALSGRVGTGNIAGTATAIGFGGPGAVFWMWMIAFIGASSAFIESALAQVYKVKQDGEYRGGPAYYIEKGIGWKWYGIIFAVSALAAMALLMPGIQSNSIAAGLENAFNVSPTVTGIFLVIILAAIIFGGVKRIANVAQYVVPFMAIGYVLVSLIIVSFHIPQIPEVLSLIFRSAFSFDSAFGGIVGSAIMWGVKRGIYSNEAGQGTGPHPAAAAEVSHPAKQGLVQAFSVYIDTWLVCTATAFMILFTGMYNVQNEADNSFIVENLPNVEAGTAFTQEAIESVLPGFGSGFVAVSLFFFAFTTIMAYYYIAETNIAYLMRGRNNRIPMFLLKIVLLGTTYYGAIKTADLAWALGDLGLGVMVWLNLIAILILAKPALAVLKDYEEQKKAGLDPVFDSTKLGIKNAEYWEGGYKESKGDKVEKVS, via the coding sequence ATGATTTATTTCTGTTTAGGCGTAGGGCTATTATTTTCTATTTTAACGAGATTTTTGCAAGTAAGGCACTTCAAAGAAATGATTAAGTTGATGATGGAAGGCAAGAGCTCTAAAGCAGGAGTATCCTCTTTCCAAGCATTAGCTATCGCGCTGTCAGGTCGTGTCGGTACTGGTAATATCGCCGGTACAGCAACAGCGATCGGTTTCGGTGGACCAGGTGCAGTATTTTGGATGTGGATGATCGCGTTTATCGGTGCATCCAGTGCTTTTATTGAATCTGCGCTTGCTCAAGTTTATAAAGTAAAGCAGGACGGCGAGTATCGCGGTGGTCCTGCGTATTATATTGAAAAAGGGATTGGCTGGAAGTGGTATGGAATTATTTTTGCCGTTTCTGCATTAGCAGCTATGGCGCTACTAATGCCTGGGATTCAGTCAAACTCCATTGCTGCTGGACTTGAAAATGCATTTAATGTTAGTCCTACAGTTACTGGGATTTTCTTAGTAATCATTTTAGCTGCCATTATTTTTGGCGGTGTAAAACGGATCGCAAACGTAGCACAATATGTGGTTCCGTTCATGGCGATTGGGTACGTATTAGTTTCACTTATTATTGTATCTTTCCATATTCCACAGATACCTGAAGTACTTTCCCTTATTTTCAGAAGTGCATTTTCTTTTGATTCTGCATTTGGCGGAATTGTAGGTTCTGCAATAATGTGGGGCGTTAAGCGCGGGATCTATTCAAATGAAGCTGGGCAAGGTACTGGACCTCATCCAGCTGCTGCTGCAGAAGTATCGCATCCAGCTAAGCAAGGTTTAGTACAAGCATTCTCAGTTTACATCGATACTTGGCTTGTATGTACAGCAACTGCATTTATGATTCTTTTTACAGGTATGTATAACGTTCAAAACGAAGCAGACAATTCGTTTATTGTTGAAAACCTGCCTAACGTAGAAGCAGGGACTGCCTTTACACAAGAAGCGATTGAATCTGTTCTTCCTGGTTTCGGTTCTGGTTTTGTCGCTGTTTCCCTATTCTTCTTTGCTTTTACTACAATCATGGCTTATTACTATATTGCAGAGACGAATATTGCTTACCTTATGCGGGGGCGTAATAATAGAATTCCGATGTTCTTGCTAAAAATTGTATTGCTTGGAACTACGTATTACGGAGCTATAAAAACAGCTGATCTTGCTTGGGCACTTGGAGATCTAGGTCTTGGTGTCATGGTTTGGCTGAACTTAATTGCAATCTTAATTTTGGCTAAGCCAGCTCTGGCAGTGCTGAAAGATTATGAAGAGCAAAAGAAAGCTGGACTTGATCCGGTATTCGATTCCACCAAGCTGGGCATCAAGAATGCTGAGTATTGGGAAGGCGGATATAAGGAATCAAAAGGAGATAAAGTAGAAAAAGTTTCATAA
- a CDS encoding cation diffusion facilitator family transporter: MINLLKKGNKSSGIAALGNTVLAIAKGIAAAVSGSGAMFATTLHSAADALNQGFVFFGSALSEKEPTKKFPAGFGRVVNLFVLVAVIVVSIMAYETILKGWKLIQDPHPSTNLMLNIGIMILAILVDGFILIKAMKEIVHETRSDAVGFGIVKESFKNVSLAAPPTRLVFYEDLIATSGAFLALISIVLADLTGAYILDGIGTLLIGILLVVVAFKLGIENTRGLIGVAAPKVVEDRIAETILSDKDVVDIKELRILQEGRRYHVESYIELKEGFTLADADDIKFRVRDTLMEDPDIGDVTMGILETDHVKTWPKEAEIEVNGHEDDTEKTR, encoded by the coding sequence TTGATTAATCTACTTAAAAAAGGAAACAAATCGTCCGGAATCGCTGCATTAGGAAACACTGTACTCGCTATAGCTAAAGGTATTGCAGCCGCAGTCAGTGGAAGTGGTGCAATGTTTGCGACAACACTTCACTCGGCAGCTGATGCTTTGAATCAGGGCTTTGTTTTTTTCGGGAGTGCCCTTTCGGAAAAAGAGCCTACTAAAAAGTTCCCAGCGGGCTTTGGGCGTGTTGTGAATTTATTTGTTTTAGTTGCGGTCATCGTAGTTTCAATTATGGCCTACGAAACCATTTTAAAAGGATGGAAGCTAATTCAAGATCCGCATCCATCAACGAATTTAATGCTGAATATCGGAATTATGATTTTAGCCATTTTAGTCGATGGTTTTATTTTGATTAAGGCGATGAAAGAGATCGTTCATGAGACTAGAAGCGATGCTGTAGGTTTTGGTATCGTGAAAGAGTCGTTTAAGAATGTAAGTTTAGCAGCGCCGCCAACTCGTCTCGTTTTTTATGAAGATCTAATTGCAACTTCAGGTGCTTTTTTAGCACTTATTTCAATTGTCCTTGCCGATCTGACGGGTGCTTATATTCTGGATGGAATCGGAACATTACTGATTGGTATCCTTCTTGTGGTTGTTGCGTTTAAACTCGGTATTGAAAACACAAGAGGGCTGATAGGTGTTGCCGCACCTAAGGTTGTAGAGGACAGAATTGCTGAAACCATCCTATCTGATAAGGATGTAGTAGATATAAAAGAACTTAGAATTCTTCAAGAAGGAAGACGATATCATGTTGAAAGCTATATTGAACTAAAAGAAGGGTTCACATTGGCAGATGCAGATGATATCAAATTCCGTGTTAGGGATACCCTCATGGAAGATCCTGATATTGGAGACGTCACGATGGGCATCCTGGAAACCGACCATGTCAAAACTTGGCCTAAAGAAGCGGAAATTGAAGTGAACGGACATGAAGATGATACTGAAAAAACTCGCTAA
- a CDS encoding ABC transporter ATP-binding protein: MWKVFSYLKTYRVAIAAALFLTLSELAVELMQPLIMAKIIDDGILKGDLEVVKFWGAVMFGLALAAFAAGIANSFFSAHVSQSYGFDIRRRVFEKVQAFSFVNFNKFPTSSLITRMTHDVTQLQNTVFMSLRIMLRAPLLLAGGVIMSLIVNWKLAMVLVVALPFLLFFLRWVLQTAGTMFRDVQDRLDGVNRVMRENLMGMRLIKAFLRRDYESSRFEKASDDLKVQTVSSLRLIEVSIPVLLLVMNIGILAILWFGSRQVNLGAIEVGEVVAIVNYSFRISSVLTIISFIIMAFSRAKASAQRIGEVLDTEIDLIESEDTDQSVTLQKGHVEFKNVSFKYPESDAFVLQNLSFSVKAGETLAILGSTGSGKTSLFQLVPRLYDVTDGEVLVDGKNVKAYPIDTLRKGIGVVPQEAVLFTGSVLENIGWGKEGATEEEIIQAAKDAQIHETVEKLPDQYETRVGQRGVNLSGGQKQRLSIARALVRKPKILMLDDSTSALDLKTEAKLLAALRRYSCTTFIITQKISTAMEADHILLLDDGRVEAWGTHAELLETSPLYVKIVQSQFGEEDFQYVKGFKQTSST; the protein is encoded by the coding sequence ATGTGGAAAGTATTTTCTTATTTAAAGACTTACCGGGTGGCTATAGCGGCTGCTCTATTCCTGACGCTTTCTGAACTGGCAGTGGAGCTGATGCAGCCGTTAATCATGGCTAAGATCATTGATGATGGAATTTTAAAAGGCGATTTAGAAGTGGTTAAGTTCTGGGGTGCGGTCATGTTTGGTCTCGCTCTGGCTGCTTTTGCTGCAGGGATCGCCAATTCCTTTTTCTCCGCGCATGTCAGTCAGAGCTACGGGTTCGATATTAGGCGGCGTGTATTTGAAAAGGTCCAGGCTTTTTCGTTCGTTAATTTTAATAAATTTCCGACTTCATCCTTGATTACGAGAATGACTCATGATGTTACACAGCTTCAAAATACAGTTTTTATGAGCTTAAGGATTATGTTAAGAGCGCCATTGCTTTTGGCAGGCGGGGTAATTATGTCGCTCATCGTCAATTGGAAACTTGCGATGGTATTGGTAGTAGCACTTCCTTTTCTTCTGTTCTTCTTAAGGTGGGTGCTTCAGACCGCAGGGACGATGTTTCGGGATGTCCAAGATAGACTTGATGGTGTGAACCGAGTAATGCGGGAAAATCTGATGGGGATGAGGCTGATCAAAGCATTTTTACGAAGAGATTATGAATCTTCACGATTTGAAAAAGCAAGTGATGATCTGAAAGTCCAGACGGTATCATCACTTCGTCTTATTGAAGTTTCCATTCCTGTGTTGCTTTTGGTTATGAATATCGGAATTCTAGCCATTCTTTGGTTCGGGAGCAGGCAGGTGAATCTTGGTGCGATCGAAGTGGGTGAAGTGGTGGCGATTGTAAACTATTCATTTCGCATCTCATCCGTTTTAACGATTATCTCATTTATTATTATGGCATTTTCACGTGCGAAAGCGTCTGCTCAGCGCATAGGAGAGGTGCTGGATACAGAGATTGATCTCATTGAATCAGAAGATACGGATCAATCGGTAACCCTACAAAAAGGTCATGTTGAATTTAAGAACGTTTCTTTTAAGTATCCTGAGAGCGATGCATTCGTATTGCAGAATCTTTCTTTTTCAGTGAAAGCGGGTGAAACGTTAGCCATCCTTGGCTCGACAGGGTCAGGTAAAACTTCACTGTTTCAGCTTGTTCCGCGTTTATATGATGTAACAGACGGGGAGGTCCTTGTCGATGGCAAAAACGTAAAGGCGTATCCTATTGACACACTTCGAAAAGGAATAGGTGTTGTTCCCCAGGAAGCTGTTCTTTTTACTGGTTCAGTACTTGAGAATATAGGCTGGGGGAAAGAAGGGGCGACGGAAGAGGAGATTATTCAGGCTGCAAAAGATGCACAAATACATGAGACGGTCGAGAAATTGCCGGATCAATATGAAACACGTGTTGGACAGAGGGGCGTGAACCTTTCTGGAGGTCAAAAACAGCGTTTGTCCATAGCGCGCGCGTTAGTTAGAAAACCGAAAATATTAATGCTAGATGACAGTACGAGTGCACTGGATCTGAAAACGGAAGCAAAGCTTTTAGCTGCTTTAAGAAGGTATTCCTGCACAACGTTTATCATTACGCAAAAAATCAGTACAGCGATGGAAGCCGACCACATTTTGCTTTTAGATGATGGCCGTGTAGAAGCTTGGGGTACGCACGCCGAGCTGCTTGAAACGTCGCCGCTGTATGTGAAGATCGTACAATCACAGTTTGGGGAGGAGGATTTCCAGTATGTCAAAGGGTTCAAACAGACCTCATCCACATAA
- a CDS encoding ABC transporter ATP-binding protein has product MSKGSNRPHPHNHLFGEKMKPKNWASTVKRIGGYFSNQKVLLSLVLLMVVISSALSLLGPFLIGVAIDSYIVKENAEGLTKLLIGLIFVFIGQSLSIWLQNYWMIGIAQQTVYRMRNDLFKQFHRLSISFFDKRQHGELMSRVTNDIENVSSTLNSSFIQVFSSILTLIGTIAVMIYLSPLLTIISLSIVPLMVFGLKWITKRTGARFKEQQRNLGEINGYIEEITSGQRIVKSFSQEKRVMEEFMVKNERLKESGYWAQTFSGFIPKLMNVLNNGSFALIAGVGGVLALNGKVSIGVIVIFVEYSRQFTRPLNDLANQFNTLLSAVAGAERVFEILDESREERDEDNAIELSSVKGKVEFRNVSFSYEGDGKTVSGLSFSVKEGETVALVGPTGAGKTTVVNLLSRFYDADNGQILIDGHDSKNVKRSSLRRHMAFVLQDSFLFEGSIFENIRYGRLGASDEEVIKAAKLANAHSFIQKLPKGYHTILNQEGSGISQGQKQLLSIARAILADPSLLILDEATSSIDTITEMKIQEALQRLMTGRTSFVIAHRLNTIQQADQILVLHDGGILEKGTHEELLNHKGFYHSLYNSQLKQEA; this is encoded by the coding sequence ATGTCAAAGGGTTCAAACAGACCTCATCCACATAATCATTTGTTCGGAGAAAAAATGAAACCGAAAAATTGGGCAAGTACGGTAAAACGTATTGGAGGCTACTTTTCTAATCAAAAAGTGCTATTAAGCTTGGTATTGCTCATGGTGGTCATCAGCTCAGCGTTAAGTTTGCTAGGACCCTTTTTAATCGGTGTAGCGATCGATTCATACATCGTTAAAGAAAACGCAGAAGGTTTGACGAAGCTGTTAATCGGTCTGATCTTTGTCTTTATCGGACAGTCCTTATCTATTTGGCTCCAGAACTATTGGATGATCGGAATTGCTCAGCAGACGGTTTATCGCATGCGCAATGATTTGTTTAAGCAGTTTCACAGACTCTCGATTTCCTTCTTTGATAAAAGGCAGCATGGAGAGCTGATGAGCCGTGTGACCAATGATATTGAGAATGTCAGTTCCACGCTGAATAGTTCTTTTATCCAGGTGTTTTCAAGTATTTTGACCCTTATTGGGACGATCGCTGTCATGATTTATTTAAGTCCGCTGCTTACTATTATTTCTCTTTCCATCGTTCCGCTTATGGTGTTTGGATTGAAATGGATTACGAAAAGGACAGGTGCCAGGTTTAAAGAACAGCAAAGAAATCTTGGGGAAATCAACGGATATATAGAAGAGATTACTTCAGGTCAGCGTATAGTTAAATCCTTTTCGCAGGAAAAGAGAGTTATGGAAGAATTCATGGTGAAAAATGAGCGTTTGAAGGAATCTGGCTATTGGGCTCAGACTTTCTCTGGGTTTATCCCAAAACTCATGAACGTACTCAATAACGGAAGTTTTGCATTGATAGCAGGTGTGGGTGGTGTGCTGGCTCTGAACGGAAAAGTTTCAATTGGGGTAATCGTAATATTTGTTGAGTATTCCAGACAATTTACGAGACCATTAAATGACTTAGCCAATCAGTTTAATACACTTCTTTCTGCTGTTGCCGGTGCAGAGAGAGTTTTTGAGATTTTAGATGAGTCTAGAGAAGAACGAGATGAAGATAATGCTATCGAGCTTTCATCAGTAAAAGGGAAAGTGGAATTTCGTAACGTTTCTTTTTCTTATGAAGGTGACGGTAAAACGGTATCTGGTCTTAGTTTTTCTGTAAAAGAAGGTGAAACGGTAGCTCTGGTGGGACCTACTGGAGCCGGAAAGACAACAGTTGTTAACTTGCTTTCTCGCTTTTATGATGCAGATAATGGACAGATTTTAATCGATGGACATGACAGTAAGAACGTAAAAAGAAGCAGTCTAAGAAGACATATGGCTTTTGTGCTGCAAGACTCTTTTTTATTTGAAGGTTCAATCTTTGAAAATATCCGTTATGGAAGGCTGGGTGCTTCCGATGAAGAAGTCATTAAGGCGGCGAAACTAGCAAATGCTCACTCGTTTATTCAAAAGCTTCCAAAAGGTTATCATACGATATTAAATCAAGAAGGAAGCGGTATAAGCCAAGGGCAGAAACAGCTTTTATCTATAGCGCGGGCCATTCTGGCAGACCCATCATTGTTGATATTAGATGAGGCAACAAGCAGTATCGACACGATAACGGAGATGAAGATTCAAGAGGCTTTGCAGAGATTGATGACTGGCAGAACAAGCTTTGTAATCGCACATCGATTAAACACGATTCAGCAGGCAGATCAGATTCTAGTCCTTCATGATGGCGGTATCTTGGAAAAAGGAACTCATGAGGAACTTTTAAATCATAAAGGATTTTACCATTCTTTATATAACAGTCAGTTGAAACAAGAAGCTTAG